The Neoarius graeffei isolate fNeoGra1 chromosome 10, fNeoGra1.pri, whole genome shotgun sequence genome has a segment encoding these proteins:
- the ccdc181 gene encoding coiled-coil domain-containing protein 181, protein MSVAVNGNTQEEYEDDFEKDLDWLINEESKNEEQDEDNTEAQIDHHKLEDEERGKELDEGKSKSDTDANGDNERWPTPMDPLQDVLDGNGDSKHEQDEEEGDEEKKSILQKIEQANRQLQDQEAPDETRRRRLHFKDTLVDLVVPASDLEDSQVDVSGHMLKLKISSQEESHRGDGHREGVREGRVLVEKDGKFDLVSLKEVESPGLLPPLPEMQREPGKSPSSSPKLFCNSGSSASSEPRYVPRPPARPRARPNSASNMQRVMFRHGSQRRVQSASGVSPHATFFLSPEQKELLNKQQQRREKLAREEEERRCEKEQQKRQENELAFRSWLMKKRQQLREERRVQRAQEMERMSGKKECCDAEEAFKLWLQKKQQQQLKERQLEEMKRLEMESSSYLHQPEECEKAFRLWLRRKRVEKRLEQQAAREHSRRLLMEGRRTRRMNDLYYPVNEIQSLRFNQPYSYRF, encoded by the exons atgagcgtGGCTGTGAACGGTAACACTCAGGAGGAATACGAGGACGACTTTGAGAAAGATCTGGACTGGCTGATCAATGAGGAGAGCAAGAATGAGGAgcag GATGAAGACAACACCGAAGCCCAGATAGACCACCACAAGCTGGAAGATGAAGAACGAGGGAAGGAACTTGATGAAGGGAAGAGTAAAAGTGACACAGACGCCAACGGAGATAACGAAAGGTGGCCGACGCCCATGGATCCTTTGCAGGATGTGTTAGATGGCAATGGTGATTCTAAACATGAGCAGGATGAAGAAGAGGGTGATGAAGAAAAGAAATCCATCCTGCAGAAGATCGAACAGGCGAACAGGCAACTGCAGGACCAGGAAGCGCCGGACGAGACACGTCGTCGCCGTCTGCACTTCAAAGACACCCTCGTGGACCTGGTGGTCCCTGCCAGTGACCTGGAGGACAGTCAGGTGGACGTCTCGGGCCACATGCTGAAGCTGAAGATTTCCTCTCAGGAGGAAAGCCACAGAGGAGATGGACACAGAGAAGGAGTGAGAGAAGGACGAGTGCTGGTGGAGAAGGATGGAAAGTTTGATCTTGTGAGTCTGAAAGAGGTGGAGAGTCCCGGATTGCTCCCGCCTCTCCCCGAGATGCAAAGAGAACCAGGTAAGAGTCCGTCCTCTTCCCCGAAACTGTTCTGCAACTCAGGTTCTTCAGCCTCCTCCGAACCTCGCTATGTGCCCAGGCCTCCAGCACGACCCCGGGCGCGTCCCAATTCGGCAAGCAACATGCAAAGGGTGATGTTTAGACACGGCAGCCAGCGTAGGGTTCAATCAGCCAGCGGCGTTTCACCTCATGCCACCTTTTTCCTCTCGCCGGAGCAGAAAGAGCTGCTGAACAaacagcagcagaggagagagAAACTCGCCAGAGAG GAGGAAGAGCGACGGTGTGAGAAGGAGCAGCAGAAGCGTCAGGAAAATGAGCTGGCATTCAGGTCATGGCTGATGAAGAAGAGGCAGCAGCTGCGGGAGGAGAGGAGAGTGCAGAGAGCTCAGGAGATGGAGAGGATGAGCGGAAAG AAGGAGTGCTGTGACGCCGAGGAGGCGTTTAAACTCTGGctgcagaagaagcagcagcagcagctgaaGGAGCGCCAGCTGGAGGAAATGAAGAGGCTCGAGATGGAGAGCAGCAGCTACCTGCACCAACCCGAGGAGTGTGAGAAAGCCTTCAGGCT GTGGTTGAGGAGGAAGCGGGTGGAGAAGCGGCTGGAGCAACAGGCTGCTCGAGAGCACTCTCGCAGGCTGTTGATGGAAGGACGACGCACCAGACGCATGAACGACCTCTACTACCCCGTCAATGAGATCCAGTCCCTCCGCTTCAACCAGCCCTACAGCTACCGTTtctaa
- the cpox gene encoding oxygen-dependent coproporphyrinogen-III oxidase, mitochondrial: MTSLLLSALRRSVRCRVRLCGVSEPGALGKSPLTAGGRRAARSASRFTNTAGTAREAPASGRYRQGVLMATGVFGIVAAGVCHLQQAEMATRVRKEEEEGDTAERCRSFMAPPVTEVRVLEQKKREMSSRMEMLIMETQAEFCRALQEVDGGTFKVDHWSREEGGGGISCVLQDSKVFEKAGVNVSVVFGHLSEEAAKQMRSRGKVLKAKDGKLPFIAMGVSSVIHPKNPHIPTVHFNYRYFEVEEADGTKQWWFGGGTDLTPIYINEEDAVLFHSVLRDACDKHNPQYYPDFKKWCDRYFFVRHRNETRGIGGIFFDDLDSPSQEEVFSFVKSCAKTVVPCYLPIVRKHLNDTFTQQEKDWQQIRRGRYVEFNLVYDRGVKFGLATPGSRVESIIMSLPLTARWEYMHEPAQGTKEAEMLEVLRNPKDWI; encoded by the exons ATGACTTCTTTGCTGTTGTCCGCCTTGAGGAGGAGTGTGCGCTGTAGAGTCCGGCTGTGCGGAGTCTCCGAGCCCGGAGCGCTGGGTAAATCTCCCCTGACAGCAGGAGGAAGACGCGCCGCGCGCTCGGCTTCACGGTTTACAAACACGGCCGGGACGGCGCGCGAGGCACCTGCTTCCGGTAGATACAGACAGGGTGTGCTGATGGCCACCGGTGTGTTCGGGATCGTGGCTGCCGGTGTGTGTCATCTTCAGCAGGCTGAAATGGCCACCCGGGtgaggaaggaggaggaggaaggagaCACCGCGGAGAGATGCAGGAGCTTCATGGCCCCGCCGGTCACCGAGGTGCGCGTGCTGGAGCAGAAGAAGCGTGAGATGAGCAGCAGGATGGAGATGCTCATCATGGAGACCCAGGCTGAGTTCTGCAGAGCGCTCCAGGAGGTGGACGGAGGAACCTTCAAGGTGGACCACTGGAGCCGTGAGGAAG gtgGCGGAGGGATCAGCTGCGTGTTACAGGACAGTAAGGTGTTTGAGAAGGCCGGCGTGAACGTTTCGGTGGTGTTCGGTCACTTGTCTGAAGAAGCTGCCAAACAGATGCGCAGCCGTGGGAAAGTGCTGAAGGCGAAAGACG GGAAGCTGCCCTTCATTGCTATGGGCGTGAGCTCTGTGATCCACCCCAAAAACCCCCACATTCCCACAGTGCACTTCAACTACAGATATTTCGAGGTGGAAGAAGCAGATG gcactAAGCAGTGGTGGTTTGGAGGAGGAACTGATCTGACTCCAATCTACATTAATGAAGAAGACGCTGTTCTTTTCCACAGTGTTCTCCGTGACGCCTGTGACAAGCACAACCCTCAGTATTACCCTGACTTCAAGAAGTG GTGTGATCGTTACTTCTTCGTCCGACATCGCAACGAGACTCGGGGCATCGGCGGGATTTTCTTCGACGATCTGGACTCGCCGAGTCAGGAGGAGGTGTTCAGCTTTGTGAAGAGCTGCGCCAAGACGGTGGTGCCGTGCTACCTGCCCATCGTCCGCAAACACCTCAACGACACGTTCACGCAGCAGGAGAAAGACTGGCAGCAGATCAGACGcggcag GTACGTGGAGTTTAACCTGGTGTACGATCGCGGGGTAAAATTCGGCCTCGCTACTCCCGGCTCCAGAGTCGAGAGCATCATCATGTCTCTACCTCTCACAGCACG GTGGGAGTACATGCACGAACCCGCTCAAGGCACTAAAGAAGCGGAGATGCTGGAAGTTTTACGCAACCCTAAGGACTGGATCTGA
- the prrg1 gene encoding transmembrane gamma-carboxyglutamic acid protein 1: protein MGAVFLSADAAHSVLRRVPRANFFLEEMKQGNIQRECREEICNYEEAREAFENDEKTRRFWEEYQRESSPKPGGLQSIVGGVNMLYLVLPLLLLLLLIAVVSFTVWRCHSRKRSQRSPAIGQRDSALAVVSMDQWGQSYHPDPAYSGDDITPGQVSVADPPPSYEEAVGHMDVHVEAEPPPQYDDIIRGSASNAVIGQAK from the exons TGTTCCTGTCAGCAGACGCGGCACACAGCGTGCTAAGGAGGGTCCCGAGGGCCAACTTCTTCCTGGAGGAAATGAAGCAGGGAAACATTCAGCGCGAGTGCAGGGAGGAGATCTGTAACTACGAGGAAGCTCGTGAGGCTTTCGAGAACGACGAGAAAACG CGGCGATTCTGGGAGGAGTACCAGCGCGAGAGCAGCCCCAAACCCGGAGGACTTCAGTCCATAGTGGGCGGAGTCAACATGCTGTACCTAGTCCTGCccctgctgctgttgctgctgctcatCGCTGTCGTCTCGTTCACCGTGTGGAGGTGCCACTCGCGCAAAAGGTCTCAGCGCAGCCCTGCCATCGGCCAGAGAGACTCCGCCCTCGCCGTCGTTTCCATGGACCAGTGGGGGCAAAGCTACCATCCAGACCCCGCCTATTCGGGTGATGACATCACACCCGGGCAGGTCAGCGTCGCGGATCCCCCTCCATCTTACGAGGAAGCTGTGGGCCACATGGATGTGCACGTGGAGGCCGAGCCTCCACCCCAGTATGATGACATCATCAGAGGGTCTGCGAGCAATGCCGTGATTGGACAGGCCAAGTGA